The Streptomyces sp. NBC_00659 genomic interval GTGGCCACTGCCGCCCAGCTCCCGTGCCACTGCCAGCCCGATACCACTCGTACCACCCGTGATCAGCGCGGAGGGCTTCGTCGTTGTCGTCATCGGTGTCCTTCCACAAACGCCGTAGTGACCCCGACCGTGTCCCGTGCTCCTCGAGGTAGGGCGGAACATCCCTCGACCAGCCGTCCCCGGGCGGGCTTGAGGGATGTTCCAACCGGGTGCGACCGGGCCCGGGCAGGCTGGCGCGGCCGAACCGACCGAACGGAGACACCCATGACGACTGCACCCGAACGCGCGCAGGCCCCCGCATGGTCCGCCGAACTGCACGCACAGGCACAGCAGTTCTACGCGCACCAGATGCAGCTGCTCGACCTCGGCGAGGCCGAGCGGTGGGCGGGGACCTTCACCGAGGACGCGACGTTCGCCGTGCCCACACTGCCCGAGCCGGTACGCGGCCGCGCCGGCCTCGTCGCGGCGACCCGGCGGACCGCGGCCGGGCTCGCCGCCGCCGGACAGCGCCACCGTCACTTCATCGGCATGCTCGACGTCCGCCCGCGGCCCGACGGCGCCGTGGACGTCCGCTCCTACGCGATCGTCTACGCCTCGCAGATCGGCGGCGAGTCCCAGGTGCACCGCGTGTGCGTCTGCGAGGACGTGCTGGTGCGCCAGGACGGCGAACTGCGGGTGTCCGCCCGCACGGTGACCCGCGACGACCTGGCCTGAGCGAGGCTCCAGCCGCACCCCGCCGCCTCTCCACCCCGGCGGGCCAGCCTCGGCACAGCCGTACGACCCGGGCACAGCCCAAGACCGGTGCGAGACCGCCGCAAGAGCCGCGCACCGCCGTAAGAACCGACTGCCACCCGATGGGGGTTTGCCGACATGACGCAGACGACGATCGCCCGGCCGCAGGCCTCGGCCCTGGAACGGGCCGTCCAGGGCGCCGCCGACCGGCTCGTCGAAGCAGGAGCCGCGAGCGTGCAGTTCCGGGTCGCCCGGGGGGAGGAGTCCTTCGTGGTGACCTCCGGGATCGCGGAGCTGGGCACCAGCCGCCCCGTCCCCGCGGACGGCCGCTTTCGCATCTCCTGCATCACCAAGCCGTTCGTGGCTGTCGTGGTGCTGCAGCTGGTCGCCGAGGGCAGGATCGACCTCGACCGCAGTGTCGAGAGCTATCTGCCGGGTCTGCTGCCCTACGGTGAGAAGATCACCATCCGCCATCTGATGCAGCACACCAGCGGCCTGTACAACTACATGGACTCGTTCCAGAAACCGGGCGACCGCTTCCTGCGCGACCGCTACAAGCACTACGAGCCCCAGGACCTGATCGCCGTCGCGGCCGCCAAGCCGCTGGAGTTCGAGCCCGGCACCAGGTTCGCGTACTGCAACACGAACTACTTCGTCATCGGCCTGCTCATCGACCAGGTCACCGGCCGCTCGTACCGTCAGGAGATCACCGAGCGCGTCCTTCAGCCGCTGCAGCTGACGCAGACCGTGCTGCCGGGCGACGACCCGAACATCCCCGAGCCGCACGCCCGTGGCTACATGCAGATCGGCGGCGAGCCCGTCGACGTGACGCTCATGAACCCCTCCGAGGCCGGCTGCGCGGGCGAGATCATCTCCACCACCGCCGACCTGGACCGGTTCTTCACCGCACTGTTCAGCGGAAAGCTGCTGAACGAGCCGGAGTTCACCGAGATGACCACCCCGCTGCCTCCCGAGATGATCGAGAACCTGCCGATGGGCATCGGCTACGGCCTTGGCATCATGAAGCTCGAGAACGACGACGACCTCGACCTGTGGGGCCACGGTGCCGGCATCCCCGGCTACGCCACCTTCGCGGCCACCACCCGAGACCTGGACGCCCGGGTGCAGCTGTCGTTCACGATCGGCGACAAGGACTTCGGCCCGGAGGCGGAGCAGGCCGTCATCCGCGGTGTCAACATCGCGCTGTGCTCATGAGCACAGGCACGCGGAAAGCCGTCGTCGTCACGGGCGGCGGCACGGGAATAGGCGCGGCGACGGCGCACGCATTCGCCGAGGACGGGGCGAACGTACTCGTCGTCGGCCGCAGCGAATCGACACTGAAAGAATCGGCGGCGGGGTACGAGGACAGAATTCACATCCTTTCCAAGGACATTCACGACGCGGACGCCCCGGAAATCATCGTCGAAACGGCTGTCGAGAAATTCGGCCGCATCGACGTCCTGGTGAACAATGCCGCCGTCACCGGATTCGCGGCCCTGGACGGCCTGGACCGCGAATCGGTGCGCGCCCAGCTGGGCACGAACCTCCTCGCCCCGGTGTTCTTGACCCAGCGGGCGCTGGACGCGCTCGAGGCGACCAGGGGCGTCGTCGTGAACGTCAGCTCCGCGGGCTCGCTGGGCCGGCGGGCGTGGCCGGAGAACTCCGTGTACGGCATGGCCAAGGTCGCCCTCGACTTCCTCACCCGCACCTGGGCGGTGGAGCTCGCCCCGCGCGGCATACGGTCGGTCGGCATCGCCCCGGGAGTCGTCGACACCGGCGTCGGGGTGCGGGCCGGCATGCCCGCCGAGGCCTACGAGGCGTTCCTGGGCGAGATGGCGCAGCGGATTCCGGCGGGCCGGGTGGGCCGGCCCGAGGACATCGCCTGGTGGATCGTGCAGCTGACCCGGCCGCAGGCCGCCTACGCCAACGGCACGGTCCTCGCGGTGGACGGCGCGCTGTCCGTGACGTGAGCCGCACACGGATGAGGCCCCCGTCGCCGGGGGCCTCATCCGTGTGCGCGCTCAGATGGCCACGGTGGCCGTGACGTAGCGGACCGGGACGTCGATGTGGACCAGGCCGTCCGCGCCGCGCAGCGCGTCGAGCGCCGTGACGAGCCGGGCACGCAGGACGGCGGCCTCGTCGGCCGGGAGATGCTGCCACAGCAGCCGCATGCCCTGTGTGTGGGACCAGTCGGCCCAGGCCTCGCCGGAGCGGGCCGTCATGTCCACCGTCTCGTCGGTGATCTCCACCGCGCCGAAGCCGGCCCTGTGCAGCGCGGCCCTCAGGTCCGCGGGGTCCTCCAGCCAGGAGTGCAGCTGCTCGTGCAGCTGCTCCGGGTGCCAGGCGGGCGGCAGGTGGCGCAGCAGGGACATCGGGATCAGGTCGGTGAACAGCGGCGGGAGGAAGGGGAAGGTGTCCCGGGTGAACACCGGGCTGGTGAAGGCGATCCGGCCCCCCTCGCGCAGCAGGCCGGCATAGCGGGCCAGTGCGGCCCGCGCGTCCGGCAGGAAGATCACGCTGTAGCTGCCGAGCACCAGGTCGAACGAGCGGGCGGGCAGATCGGGGTGCTCCCCGTCCATCACCCGCAGCTCGACGTTGCCGATGCCCTGCCGTGCCGCCTCACGGCCGGCCTCCTCGATCATCGCCTCGGCGATGTCGATGCCGAGCGCACCGCCCTGCGGACCGGCCAGCCGCGCGGCGGGCAGCAGCGTGGCGCCCAGGCCGCAGCCGACGTCGAGGAGCCGCTGGCCCGGCCGCGGCCCGGCGATCTCCACCAGCCGCGCGCCCATGGGCGTGAAGAATTCCACGCCCAGCCGGTCATAGGTCGCCGCGGCCCCGTTGAAGGCGGCGGTGACTTTTGTTTTGTACGTTGCCGTGTCCGTGTCCGTGACCATGTCCCCATGCTGGGGTCGCCACCCCGTGCGCAGCTGGAGGACGCCTCGAAAGCGAGAGGAGCCCGGAAATCTTCCCTTGCCCCCACCGGGAGATCGCACAGACAATACGGAAAATGCCCGCGGAGGGAATTCGATGAGCAGTCAGACAGCCGCTGTACGCCGCATGATCGATGCCTACAACACCGGTGAGACCGAGGACGTCGCGGAATACATACACCCGGAATACCTCAACCCCGCGACGATGGAACACATGGACCTGCGCGGTCCCGACTCCTTCGCGATGGCCGTCAAGTGGCTGCGCATGACGTTCTCCGAGGAAGCGCACCTGGAGGAGGTGCTGATCGAGGAGCGCGGCGACTGGGTGCGCGCCAGCCTCGTTCTGTACGGCCGCCACGTCGGCGAGCTGGTGGGCATGGCGCCGACCGGCCGCAGGTTCTCCGGTGAGCAGATCCACCTCATCCGCTTCGTCGACGGCAAGATCCGTGACCACCGTGACTGGCCGGACTACCAGGGCACCTACCGTCAGCTCGGCTCGCCGTGGCCCGAGCCGCAGGGCTGGAGGGCCTGACCATGATCCTGGTCACCGGAGCGACCGGCAAGGTCGGCCGCGAGGCCGTTGGCCGGCTCACCGAGACGGGCCGCAAGGTACGGGCCCTGAGCCGCACGCCCGAGGAGGCCGGCCTGCCCGAGGGCGTGGACGTCGTCGCCGGCAGCCCCGCCGACCCCGACTCGCTGGCCGCCGCCTTCACCGGCGTCACCACGGCGCTGATCGTGCTCTCCGGCGACGTCGCGGGCCAGGCCCGCAACATCGCCGTGGCCGCGACGGCCGCGCAGGTCGAGCACATCGTGTTCCTGTCGTCGGCGAGCGTGCTGCACCCGCTGGCGCACGGCATCGCGGACGAACACCGCGCCGCGGAGCGGGAGATCACCGCGTCCGGCGCCGCCACCACGTTTTTGCGCCCCGGCCCCTTCCACGCCAACACCTCGTGGTGGGTCAAGAGCGTCCGCGACAGCGGTTCGGTGCGCTGCTGGATCGGCAACAACCCCGGTGCGCCCATCGACGAGTACGACCTCGCCTCGGCCGCCGTCGCCGCGCTCACCCAGGACGGCCACCGCGGCAAGGCGTACGTCCTGACCGGCGACGAGATCCTCACCTCCGAGGAGCAGGCCCGCATCCTGGGCCAGACCCTGGGCCGCAGGCTGAGCTTTTCCGTCGCCCCCCAGGAGGAGGTCGTCGAGGTCTTCGCGGGCATCACCGGCGACCGGGCGGCCGCAGTGACCAACGTGGCCGCGCTGCACAGCCCCGAGGTGCCGTGGGCCACGCCCACGACGGCCGTGCGGGACCTGACCGGCCGTGACCCCCGTCCCTACCGTGACTGGGCGGCCGCCAACGCCGCGCTGTTTCGCTGAGAGAGGCTGCGACATGACGACGAGCGAGGCGAACGGCACGGTCCTGGTGACCGGCGCGACCGGCCTGCAGGGCGGCGCCACCGCACGTGAACTGGTGCGACGCGGCTGGGACACGGCCGCGCTGGTGCGCAACCCGAAGTCCGACGCGGCCCGCGCGCTCGCCGGGCTCGGAGTGCGGCTGGTCACCGGCGACCTGGACGACGGGGCGTCGCTGCGCGCGGCCATGGAGGGCGTGCACGGAGTCTTCTCCGTGCAGACCTTCATGACGCCCGGGGGCCTGGGCGGCGAGGTCCGCCAGGGCCGGGCGGTGGCCCGGGCGGCGAAGGCCGCCGGGGTCGCGCACGTGGTGTACAGCTCGGTGGGAGGGGCCGAACGGCACAGCGGTGTCCCGCACTTCGACTCCAAGCGGCACATCGAGCGGTACCTGGAGGAGCTGGGCGTGCCGACGACGGTGCTGCGTCCGTCGTTCTTCATGGACAACTTCGCCGCGCACGGCCCGCAGAACGTCGACGGGACCCTGGTGGTGCAACTGGCGCTGAAGCCGGACACGCGGGTGCAGTTCATCGCCGTGGACGACATCGGACACTTCGCCGCACAGGCGTTCGACCACCCGCGGGAGTACCTGGGCCGGGCCGTCGAGCTGGCCGGCGACGAGCTGACGGCCACCGAGGTCGCCGAGGCGTTCGCCGCCCGCAGCGGGCTGCCGGCCCGCTTCGAGGAAGTGCCGCTCGACGCGGTGGCGGCCAGCCCGTACATCCCCAACGGCCCCGAGATCGCCCTCATGTTCGAGTGGTTCCAGGAGCACGGGTACCGTGCGGACATCGCCGCGCTGCGCGCGGAGCACCCGGGACTGCAGAGCTTCGCGGCGTATCTGAAGAGCATCGACGTGTGACCGCGCAGGGGTGAGGGGCGCAACCGCACCCGGCGGTTGCGCCCCTCACCCCTGCGCGGGTCATGCCCGGCAGGTCGGCAGCCTGCCGTGATACTGCGCCATCTCCGCGAACAGGGCCGGGATGTCCAGCCGCTCCCCGGGAGCCGCCCCGCGTTCCTCCGCGTAGGCCCGGTGCAGGTTCGGCACCAGCCGTTCCGCGTCCAACAGCCCGGCGAAGGGGCCGGGGCCGGTGGCACGGGCCAGCTCCAGCGGGCTCGATCCGTCCGCGACGCCCCTGCGCGCGAGGTCCCGCAGCCATCGCAAGTACGCCTCGTCGGCGTCGAACACCTCCGCGCCGCCGACCGGCCCGTGGCCGGGCACCACCACCAGCGGGTCCAGGCGGCGCAGACGGTCCAGGGCGGCCAGGGAACCGCTGACCGATCCCATCACGCAAAACGGCGTGACGCCGGACATCACCAGGTCACCGGCGAACAGCACACGCTGCTCGGGCAGCCACACCGCGGTGTCGTTGGTGGTGTGCGCGGCCGGGCCCAGATGCAGCAGCTCCACCCGCACCCCGCCGGCGTGCACGGTGAGCGCGTCGCGGTAGGTGATCTCGGGCAGCGCGATGTCGATGTCGCCCCAGCACACGTCCGGCCACAGGGACGTCAGATGCACTCCCGCGGCAGCCATGTCGCAGCGCGTCTGCTCGTGCGCGACGACCACGGCCTCCGGGAACAGATGGTTGCCGAAGGTGTGGTCGCCGTGGAAGTGCGTGTTGACCAGGGTGCGCGGCGGTGTGCCCGTACGGTGCAGCACCTGCTCGCGCAGCCGCCGCGCCCGGGCCTCGGTCGCCGCGGTGTCGACGAGCACATGCCTGCCCCCGTCGCCGACGACGAGGCCCGCGTTGTTCAGGCACCAGCCGCCGTCGGGCTGCACGAAGGCGTACACACCGTCGGCGACCTCGCTCAGCGCGGCCTGGAGAACGCCGGCGCTCACATCATGTCCGCGGGGACCAAGCCCAGTTCCTTGAGCATCGGCAGGTAGTTGAAGACGTCGTAGTGCTCGATGATCAGGCCCTCGTCGTCGAAGCGCAGCTCCTCGAGCATGAACCAGGTGACCTTCCTGCCGGTCGCGGCCCTGCCCATGAACTCGCCCAGGTGGGTTGCCGTCACGGTGATCCGCAGGATGACCCGGTCGCCCTCGGCGACGGCGCTCTTGACGTCCAGGTGGAGGTCGGGGAAGGCGGCGAGGCCGCCCTGCATCGCACCGGTCATCTGCCGGGTGTCGACGAGGCGGTCCTCGGAGAAGTGCCGGATGTCGGGGGACCAGT includes:
- a CDS encoding nuclear transport factor 2 family protein, with translation MTTAPERAQAPAWSAELHAQAQQFYAHQMQLLDLGEAERWAGTFTEDATFAVPTLPEPVRGRAGLVAATRRTAAGLAAAGQRHRHFIGMLDVRPRPDGAVDVRSYAIVYASQIGGESQVHRVCVCEDVLVRQDGELRVSARTVTRDDLA
- a CDS encoding serine hydrolase domain-containing protein; amino-acid sequence: MTQTTIARPQASALERAVQGAADRLVEAGAASVQFRVARGEESFVVTSGIAELGTSRPVPADGRFRISCITKPFVAVVVLQLVAEGRIDLDRSVESYLPGLLPYGEKITIRHLMQHTSGLYNYMDSFQKPGDRFLRDRYKHYEPQDLIAVAAAKPLEFEPGTRFAYCNTNYFVIGLLIDQVTGRSYRQEITERVLQPLQLTQTVLPGDDPNIPEPHARGYMQIGGEPVDVTLMNPSEAGCAGEIISTTADLDRFFTALFSGKLLNEPEFTEMTTPLPPEMIENLPMGIGYGLGIMKLENDDDLDLWGHGAGIPGYATFAATTRDLDARVQLSFTIGDKDFGPEAEQAVIRGVNIALCS
- a CDS encoding SDR family NAD(P)-dependent oxidoreductase — protein: MSTGTRKAVVVTGGGTGIGAATAHAFAEDGANVLVVGRSESTLKESAAGYEDRIHILSKDIHDADAPEIIVETAVEKFGRIDVLVNNAAVTGFAALDGLDRESVRAQLGTNLLAPVFLTQRALDALEATRGVVVNVSSAGSLGRRAWPENSVYGMAKVALDFLTRTWAVELAPRGIRSVGIAPGVVDTGVGVRAGMPAEAYEAFLGEMAQRIPAGRVGRPEDIAWWIVQLTRPQAAYANGTVLAVDGALSVT
- a CDS encoding class I SAM-dependent methyltransferase translates to MVTDTDTATYKTKVTAAFNGAAATYDRLGVEFFTPMGARLVEIAGPRPGQRLLDVGCGLGATLLPAARLAGPQGGALGIDIAEAMIEEAGREAARQGIGNVELRVMDGEHPDLPARSFDLVLGSYSVIFLPDARAALARYAGLLREGGRIAFTSPVFTRDTFPFLPPLFTDLIPMSLLRHLPPAWHPEQLHEQLHSWLEDPADLRAALHRAGFGAVEITDETVDMTARSGEAWADWSHTQGMRLLWQHLPADEAAVLRARLVTALDALRGADGLVHIDVPVRYVTATVAI
- a CDS encoding ester cyclase, with translation MSSQTAAVRRMIDAYNTGETEDVAEYIHPEYLNPATMEHMDLRGPDSFAMAVKWLRMTFSEEAHLEEVLIEERGDWVRASLVLYGRHVGELVGMAPTGRRFSGEQIHLIRFVDGKIRDHRDWPDYQGTYRQLGSPWPEPQGWRA
- a CDS encoding SDR family oxidoreductase; the protein is MARAAGLEGLTMILVTGATGKVGREAVGRLTETGRKVRALSRTPEEAGLPEGVDVVAGSPADPDSLAAAFTGVTTALIVLSGDVAGQARNIAVAATAAQVEHIVFLSSASVLHPLAHGIADEHRAAEREITASGAATTFLRPGPFHANTSWWVKSVRDSGSVRCWIGNNPGAPIDEYDLASAAVAALTQDGHRGKAYVLTGDEILTSEEQARILGQTLGRRLSFSVAPQEEVVEVFAGITGDRAAAVTNVAALHSPEVPWATPTTAVRDLTGRDPRPYRDWAAANAALFR
- a CDS encoding NmrA/HSCARG family protein, which produces MTTSEANGTVLVTGATGLQGGATARELVRRGWDTAALVRNPKSDAARALAGLGVRLVTGDLDDGASLRAAMEGVHGVFSVQTFMTPGGLGGEVRQGRAVARAAKAAGVAHVVYSSVGGAERHSGVPHFDSKRHIERYLEELGVPTTVLRPSFFMDNFAAHGPQNVDGTLVVQLALKPDTRVQFIAVDDIGHFAAQAFDHPREYLGRAVELAGDELTATEVAEAFAARSGLPARFEEVPLDAVAASPYIPNGPEIALMFEWFQEHGYRADIAALRAEHPGLQSFAAYLKSIDV
- a CDS encoding MBL fold metallo-hydrolase, translated to MSAGVLQAALSEVADGVYAFVQPDGGWCLNNAGLVVGDGGRHVLVDTAATEARARRLREQVLHRTGTPPRTLVNTHFHGDHTFGNHLFPEAVVVAHEQTRCDMAAAGVHLTSLWPDVCWGDIDIALPEITYRDALTVHAGGVRVELLHLGPAAHTTNDTAVWLPEQRVLFAGDLVMSGVTPFCVMGSVSGSLAALDRLRRLDPLVVVPGHGPVGGAEVFDADEAYLRWLRDLARRGVADGSSPLELARATGPGPFAGLLDAERLVPNLHRAYAEERGAAPGERLDIPALFAEMAQYHGRLPTCRA
- a CDS encoding ester cyclase — its product is MSTTLTEKSVQQRNKQIALDCAAAWNRWELDGIIKHWSPDIRHFSEDRLVDTRQMTGAMQGGLAAFPDLHLDVKSAVAEGDRVILRITVTATHLGEFMGRAATGRKVTWFMLEELRFDDEGLIIEHYDVFNYLPMLKELGLVPADMM